DNA sequence from the Shewanella piezotolerans WP3 genome:
CCTACGGTACGCCGTTTCCCAATATCATATTCGAGGAGGTTACTCCTTTTTGGAACAGCAACACCATATTGTGTATGAGCTTATCAAAATTAGGTTTGCCAGGCGTTCGCTGCGGCATAGTGATAGCTAATGAAGAGATCACACAAGCGTTAACCAACCTTAATGGCATCATCAGCCTAGCACCAGGAGGCTTTGGGCCTGCGCTAGCAAAGCACATGATTGACTCCGGTGACCTATTACGCTTAAGTGAATCGGTTATTAAGCCTTTTTATCAGCAAAAATCTGAGTTTGCTCTTTCACTGCTACAACAGTCCATCACAGATAAACGATTCAAGATCCATAAACCTGAAGGCGCTATGTTTCTCTGGCTGTGGTTTGATGAGCTGCCGATTACAACCAAGGAACTTTATCGCCGTCTAAAAGAGCGCGGTGTATTAATTGTGCCAGGTGAATACTTCTTTTTTGGTCAAAAAGAGGACTGGGCTCACGCACACCAGTGTCTACGGATGAACTACGTGCAAGACGAAAAACAAATGCGTGCAGGAATTGCAATCATTGCTGAAGAGGTGAATAAGGCATATGAACAAATTTAATGAGCTCAGAAAATTAAGATAAATATCATCTCCGCATAGTAAACAACTAAGCTCAATCCATAAAAATCCAGTACAAATAGTCTGTACTGGATTTCATTAACGCATTCTAAACCAAACTATTTTGAATGCTTTCGTGACGACTAAAGCCCGTAACCATATGGAGGTTAACTAGAACTTAAAGTTTAAACTCACATGCATAAAGCGACCAAGCGTGTCGTAAAAACCTGCAACAGTATTTGCATTCGACGCAATAGTATTACCTACCATTGGAGGCTCTTTATCGAAAATGTTATTAACACCTGCTGTTACTGACATATAGTCAGTAAAAATATAGCTGCCATTCAAGTCAAAGTAGTTATACGCATCAATACCACCTTGTTCTACGAGGCGCTCATCCGCAGTACCATCATAATCAATTTCACCATAGTAACGCCATTTTGCAGCTAATACCCAATCATCTGCACTGTACTTAGCTGTCAATGTATGTCTCCATTTAGGAGATGCAAAACAGTCAGAGTTAACAGTTCCTGCACAGTCATAGTTGAATTCATCTTTACCAACGACTGGCCTTATCTCCTTTTTCATTGCATATGAGCCAATCAGATCAAAAGAAAGATCACCACTTGCCAATTCAAATAGATAACTGGCAGAAGCATCTACTCCTTCCCATGTTCGACTGCTTACATTTCCTATAATATTTGTAACATAACCACTTTTTCCTAACCACAAGCTTCCTGACGGGCTACGGTTCACATTGCTACAGAAATCAGATTCACCACTAACGGCACAAATATCTAGAATTCTTTCAGCGCCTATATAGTCAATCACATTTTCCATTTCAATATTAAAGTAATCAATAGAAAAACTTAGGTTATCTATTGGGTTAGCAACCAGCCCTAGCGTTAATGTCTCAGCTTCTTCTGGTTCAAGATCTGGTGAGCCACCTGAGAACTCGTTGTATTGTCCTGCATCATTAGGGTTTAAGTTACCATATTGAGAAGCCGTCACCCCGGTGTTAGCACATTGTGCTGCGGTGTACTTAGTATTGCCTTTATCATCGGTAGTACAACCATCAGAGCCATCCCAAAGTTGAATCACTGGACTACCAAATAATTCATTTACATTTGGTGCTCTAACAGCTCGGTTAAAACTTGCACGGAACATATAATTATCAGCTAATGTATAATCGGCACCGACTTTATAAGTCCAGTCTCCACCTGTAGTTGAATAGTCTGAATAACGAGCGCCCAAATCAAATGCTAAATTATCTAGAACAGGAATTTGAACTTCCGTGAAAACTTCATTCACATCTATTTCACCGAATAGGCTTGGGTTAGGGCCACCTTGCCCCAATAGTTGACCTTCTGAATATATAGTATCCGAAATTCGTTCATAGTTTTGTTCACGACGCTCGAAACCAAATACCATCGCGATAGCATCGGAAGCAGAAGGAACTGTAACCCCGATATCGCCAGTAACATAACCATTATAAATCGTTTGGGTTACCAATCCCGTTTGCGTTCCTACACCAGCCAGTTGTTCTGCTTGCTCAGCAGTGACTCCATCAGGCTCAAATACGTTGTAATACAGGCAACCGTCTTCTTCAACGCATTCAGTATCAACAGCACCAACTCTTGGCGCTATCTTCGGTGACAGCAAATCATTTATGTAAACAGATGATGATGAAGTTGCGGAGTAATTAAAACTCACATCATAAGTCCAGTTATCATTTATATCGCCTTCAATTCCCGTCAAAATACGATATGAATTATGCTCAAGATTATTAGCACGAGCACCGCCTTCGACATTACGCTTACCGATATAGGCAACGAACTGATCTGCATCAGTTTGATTAAACTCAGCCTGCAATTGCTGCTTCTGTAAGTCTGTCATTAATGGATTATTGTAATCCATCAAAATCTCTTCATCGTAGAATGTCCCAGACTCAGCAATTTGACCAGCAGTCCGGTTTTGCATAAACGAAAGTTCCACATACGGACGAGCATGATCGTTTATTTCATAATTTATAAATGAACCAAAAGAGATTCGTTCATTGGGACGCATGAAATGATTTATTGGTGCATAGTTATATCGATAACCATCATCAGGCTTAAACCCATTGCCATTGGGATCGGTATAGCCCCAATAATTTTGATCATAATCAACATTGCCGTTGACTACAGGATAAATATCAAAGTGTGCTAAAGGCGTTGTCGAAGAGCCAGCACATTCCGATTGTTTTGCATTCAATACACAAGAAGCATAGTCACGTGAGCCTTGCAGTAACTCATCATTTCGACGCCAAACTGCATAGGCTACAGCGTGACCTTTTCCATCACTAAACTCACTGCCAATCGTGAGGTCGATATTATAGGTTTTACCATCAATATCCGTATTGCCAGATGGGTAGTCATAACCTTTCTCATCCATTAACCCTTGAATGTAACCGTTATCATTATCATGTTGGTAACCTGAAGCGCCAACATTGATTGAGATACCATCAAAGCTCTTATCCATTATAAAGTTAACGACGCCTGCAACTGCATCCGCGCCATAAACAGCCGCTGCTCCGCCAGTCATCACTTCAACTCGCTTAATTAAAGCCGCTGGGATCTGGTTAATATCCGCATCTTGAGATGTAATACTGCCGGCTTGCATTCTACGACCATTGATTAGTACTAACGTGCGGTTACTGCCTAGACCACGTAAATCTAGAGACGAGGTACCAGTTGCTCCATTTGAAAGAAATGAATTTTCTCCGGCTTCAAGTTGTGGCAGCTGATTAAGAATGTCTTCGACATTAGTAAACCCGCTCATTTTTATCTGCTCCGCATCCATCACGTGAATGGGAGAGGAAGTCTCCATATCAGTTCTTTTAATTCTTGAACCTGTGACTTCAATGCGCTCAACACTATCCTCTTCGTCTGCGAATACAGCAGGAGCTGCGAATGCGGCAGTCATAGCGCCACTGACGAGTGCTAAGCGTACAGAGTTGGTGAGTAAGTTATTCTTATACAATGTAAATCTCCCTATATACTGTTTTTATCTACCTAAGTAGGCTGATTAATTACAAAGACGCCAAACTAGCGCGTTTACATCCTTGCAACATCCGGGATACAATATACACAGGTAAAGTTGACTTACAACGACCAAAAATTTAGCTACTAGAAACCTAGAATTAAGTTTAATTGTAATAACAAATAAACGAGATTTTATGCTTTCCTTATTCCAATTAAGTTGAAATTTTAATCGAAAACAGTGCAACCTGAGTGCACTTGATATGAAAATATGTGCATGAATTATTAGTCGTACTGACTAATTAACACATTGAATAACATAAGGTAAATAGAGACATTACAAGATATTCCTTTACCGTCATCAATAATTCGACGCTAACAAAACTTTTCATTTACTTAATGGTGAAGAGTTAAACCTATAGGCGTTCATTTTGCTGATTTTTAAGCATTGCAATCTTATTGAAGAGTGCATAAGCCTGAGTGGCCTTTAATCATAATTAATACTAGAAATGGAATGGAATATGTTTTAAATGTTTGTAATTGTTATAGTAAAAGACATAACAGCAACCTGTAACGCCACTTTTTCTTCCACACTAATCAGCTATAGCAAAATCAGCTAATTTCATACTTATTGCTTACTACTATTTTGCTGTATTACATTTGAAGTGACTACATTGGGTAATCCACTCCACAATAAGCCAAATATCTAGTTAAAAGCATTCATACAAGCGGCGCTTGACCGCACTGCCAGCGAGATAAATTGAGCGCTTTATGCAAAGATTGCAGATTATATCTTGGGTTAATCGAAAGGAGTGCGTAAGTTCAATCCCTGTAACTTACGCATACTTAAAGCATAAGAAGCTATAGCTTAATGCGCATGCCCATGGCTTGTTTTAAAGTTGTCTCTGCGCTCAACGGCTGTGACTTTGCCACTTTTATCAACGGAAAAATATAGCGTCTGTTCAATTTTGGCGTTATAGCCTTTAATAACATATCCATCGCCAACCTCTTCAGCCATAACAAATTCTGACGTGGCAACAAGCGACCAGCTATCATCGAGCTTGCCTACAGACATTCCGTGATCTTTAACTGCGAGCATTTTTGCCGATGTTTGCGCTTGCTTGATAGCCATGTCGGCATTGATGGTGCTATGACTATCACCATGGGCAAATGCTTGCGTTGATAGCGCCATGAGTCCGGCACAGATTAATACTGATAACTTATTCATTTTCTCTCCTAAATCGAGTTTGTATTGAGCTAATAAAGATTACTTCAAACCTTCAACGATATATTCACCGCTAAAGCTGAGCTGAATGTTGATACTTTTGTCCGTTTTGTTCTTCCAGTACCAACCGTGTGAGCCGTCGAACGGGACGGTAAAACTGCCCTTCATCTCAGGCAATGTGCCGATGGTGTAACTCTCAAAATAGCCCGTGGTATCGCCCGCCGGCTCACCGTGCAAGTCAACATAAAGATCGCCGCCATCTGTTTGCCATTCATAAGTGACTTTTTCAAATTTGTTCATCGACAGCTTGTATTCAATGCCCTTACCCGCTGGCACGGTGAGTACCACAGATTGATTGGCACTATCGCCGCTTTGCTGAGCCCCTTGAGTCACCTCACCTTGCTCGTTAAACACGGTCAGCCCTAACGCCTTCCCCACACCCGTTGGATCGATGTTGTACTCAGCTGGCAAGATAAACAGCACTAATACGATGCCGGCAACAATTGACGAACCTAAAGTCGCTTTAGTCAGCGAACCGTTATTTTCTGTTGAGCTCATAAAAATATTTCTCTTTTTCATTAGTTAATAAAGTATCCAGTCAGCTGCATGCCAACTAGCATAAATCCAGCACTCATAAGTGCAATGTTGGTGACGCGAGCAAACTTGTTAAAGCTGCTGTGTCTACGCCAGTAATTAATCCCCAGTAATATGAACATCAGCGCCATAAATTGACCGAGTTCAACGCCAACATTAAAGGCGATTAAGTTAGCGACGAGTCCATCAGACGGCAGGTGAAACTCCTGAATTTTGGTGGCTAAACCAAAACCGTGAAACAGGCCAAAAATCAATACTGCGGCCTTAGGGTTAGGTTGTACCCCGAACACCTTTTTAAAGCCGCCTAAGTTATCAAAGCCCTTATAGACCACCGACAAACCAATGATTGCATCGATAAGATAAGCATTAACCTGTATGCCACCCAGTACACCCGACATCAGCGTTAAGCTGTGGCCAACAGTGAACATGCTGACGTACAGCAACACGTCCTTACTGCGACGTAGGAAGAATAAGACCCCGACTAAAAACAGTAAGTGGTCGTATCCGGTAACCATGTGCTTAGCGCCGATATACATAAATGGCAGGATCTGCACCCCGGTGTTACTTTGTAAAAAATTGCGCGTACTATCATCAACGCCATGGGCAAAGGCTTCTATGGAAACCAATGCCATTAACATCAATAATGGATACAGCAAATGCGTGAGCTTAAATCTACCTAGCATTTCGATTTCTCTTCTATTAATTGTTGAGTTGGACCCGCTTTATTCGCCGCCTTAGCGTGGAATATGCGATATAAAGCAGGGAGAACAAATAGCGTCAGCAGCGTTGACGAAATTATTCCGCCAATGACCACCGTGGCCAGTGGCCGTTGTACTTCTGCACCTATCCCGGTATTTAGTGCCATCGGCACAAAACCTAATGAAGCCACCAATGCCGTGGTAATAATTGCGCGCAGACGCGTAAGTGCACCGGCAATAATGGCACCATCAAGGCTGAACTTATTGTCTTTACGCAGATCACGAATGAACGACACCATGACTAAGCCATTAAGGATTGCGATCCCCGACAGTGCGATAAAGCCCACCGCCGCCGATATTGAGAACGGTATGCCCCGTAGCATTAACGCAAACACCCCACCTGTTAATGCCAAAGGTACACAGGAGAAGATAATCATTGAGTCTCTCAACGAGCCTAACGCTAACAGTAGTAGGCCAATGATCAGCACTAGAGTTACTGGCACGACAATACTGAGCCTCTCGGTTGCAGATTGAAGCTTTTGGTAAGTCCCGCCATACTCCAACCAGTAACCAGCAGGCAGTTCAACCCGCGCCTCGATAGAGGACTGGATGTCTGCAACAAAGCTACCTAAATCGCGACCACGAACGTTAGCACTCACCACCACTCTGCGTTTACCGTTCTCTCGATTGACTTGGTTAGCGCCAGCAACGAGTTCTATCTCTGCCAGCTCCTGCAAGGGCACAAAGCCATTATTCGCGGTTTGGATCGGCAGTTGATGCAGATTGTCCACATCACTACGCTGACTTTCGGGCAAGCGCACCACGAT
Encoded proteins:
- a CDS encoding DUF6488 family protein — translated: MNKLSVLICAGLMALSTQAFAHGDSHSTINADMAIKQAQTSAKMLAVKDHGMSVGKLDDSWSLVATSEFVMAEEVGDGYVIKGYNAKIEQTLYFSVDKSGKVTAVERRDNFKTSHGHAH
- a CDS encoding TonB-dependent receptor, giving the protein MYKNNLLTNSVRLALVSGAMTAAFAAPAVFADEEDSVERIEVTGSRIKRTDMETSSPIHVMDAEQIKMSGFTNVEDILNQLPQLEAGENSFLSNGATGTSSLDLRGLGSNRTLVLINGRRMQAGSITSQDADINQIPAALIKRVEVMTGGAAAVYGADAVAGVVNFIMDKSFDGISINVGASGYQHDNDNGYIQGLMDEKGYDYPSGNTDIDGKTYNIDLTIGSEFSDGKGHAVAYAVWRRNDELLQGSRDYASCVLNAKQSECAGSSTTPLAHFDIYPVVNGNVDYDQNYWGYTDPNGNGFKPDDGYRYNYAPINHFMRPNERISFGSFINYEINDHARPYVELSFMQNRTAGQIAESGTFYDEEILMDYNNPLMTDLQKQQLQAEFNQTDADQFVAYIGKRNVEGGARANNLEHNSYRILTGIEGDINDNWTYDVSFNYSATSSSSVYINDLLSPKIAPRVGAVDTECVEEDGCLYYNVFEPDGVTAEQAEQLAGVGTQTGLVTQTIYNGYVTGDIGVTVPSASDAIAMVFGFERREQNYERISDTIYSEGQLLGQGGPNPSLFGEIDVNEVFTEVQIPVLDNLAFDLGARYSDYSTTGGDWTYKVGADYTLADNYMFRASFNRAVRAPNVNELFGSPVIQLWDGSDGCTTDDKGNTKYTAAQCANTGVTASQYGNLNPNDAGQYNEFSGGSPDLEPEEAETLTLGLVANPIDNLSFSIDYFNIEMENVIDYIGAERILDICAVSGESDFCSNVNRSPSGSLWLGKSGYVTNIIGNVSSRTWEGVDASASYLFELASGDLSFDLIGSYAMKKEIRPVVGKDEFNYDCAGTVNSDCFASPKWRHTLTAKYSADDWVLAAKWRYYGEIDYDGTADERLVEQGGIDAYNYFDLNGSYIFTDYMSVTAGVNNIFDKEPPMVGNTIASNANTVAGFYDTLGRFMHVSLNFKF
- a CDS encoding HupE/UreJ family protein, translated to MALVSIEAFAHGVDDSTRNFLQSNTGVQILPFMYIGAKHMVTGYDHLLFLVGVLFFLRRSKDVLLYVSMFTVGHSLTLMSGVLGGIQVNAYLIDAIIGLSVVYKGFDNLGGFKKVFGVQPNPKAAVLIFGLFHGFGLATKIQEFHLPSDGLVANLIAFNVGVELGQFMALMFILLGINYWRRHSSFNKFARVTNIALMSAGFMLVGMQLTGYFIN